The Acidithiobacillus thiooxidans ATCC 19377 DNA window CGCTAAAGTTTAGCTATCGGGAGGATTGGCTAGGCCCGAATTCTGGAGTGTCTGTGAAAGACTGATTACGGTCATTCAGCAGCGGAAAAAGCCGAGATTTTTTTGCGCCTCTTTTGGCCGCGATGTTATCAGGCCAGCGGCAAATCGCCCGCACCTGTAAACTCTCCAAGGGTGCCGTTGGCAAGTATCTGCAACGGGCGGCAGATGCGAAGATCACCTGGCCCTTGTCGGCGGGGGTGTTCCCGGCGGATTTGGAACGTTTGCTGTGCCCACTCAGGCAAACAGGAAGTAATGGCAGAACAGGTAAGACCGTGGTCTGAACAGCCCGAAGTTACCGAGGCACCCAGAGTGCGTGTAAGCGATAGAGGCGTAGACCAGCGAAGCCCATCAGGGACAGCGATTGTATCTCGCAGCGAAAGTCCGCATGTACGGGAGCAACCTTTTCCTTATCTGATCATCACGAATCGATTGTTTGGCAAACTGGAGACGTCCGGGCACCTCTAAAAACCGGCGCTCAGAACGAAGAATAATCTGAAAAATCAGAATTCAGGTTATTTTCCTGCTGTTTTGATGCCGAATGCTGTTCTTTACGGCTGTTTTTCCATAATTTGCCGCATTACGGGCAAGCCACCGCCCTCATAGGACCTACTTCGAGAAACACCAGTCGCTTGATGTTGTAGGTAACCGCCATCATGGTCAGCGCAAAGTCGGCCCGCGCCTGGCCTATGGTCCGGATACACTTGCCGCCCATCTGCTCCATGGCGCCGAATACATGTTCTACGCGCGCCCGCACTTTGGCGATTTTATGGTTGCGCCGCTGTTGGCATTCGGACAGTGGGTGGTTGCGGCTGCCTTTCCGTTGGATACGACTCCGGTAGCCTTGGGCCTTGAGTTGTTCTTCCCGCTCCTGACTGGGGTAGCCTCTATCCGCATACACTTCCGCACTGGTATTCCAGTCATCCAGTACGACTTCAAAGTGTCGGCTGTCATGGACAGAGGCCGTGTCGGTCACCAGCTTGCGGATCAGTTTGTGTTTGCGATCTACTCCGATAGAGAGCTTGAAGCCATAGGTGCTTTTGCCATGCTTCTTCGTCCAGGTCGCATCCAGATCTTTCTGACGGCGTTTCGCTGGGCTCCAGTCGGCAGGCATAGCGTTTTTTTTGATCTGTTCCTTGTCATCTCTGGAGAAATGTTGCTTGGGTGCCGGTACCAGCGTGGCATCAATGATCTGGCCCCCCCGGGCCACATAGCCGTGCTGCAGGATTTGCTGCTCGACTGCCGCGAACAGCGCTTCGGCACCGGCTACGCCAATACGGTTTTCAAAGTGCCAGATGGTCGTGCGATCCGGAAGACGTGCAGCATCCACCAGACCGCAAAAACGCTGATAGCTATGGCGATCCAGCAGCTGATACTCCATCTGCTCGTCTGAAAGATTGTAAAGGCGCTTTAACACCAATATCCGCACCATGGTTTCCGTGGGATAAGGAGGGCGACCGCCCTGGGGACTGGTCGGACGAGGGGCCACACGATCAACCTCTGCCGCCAGGGCAGGAAAGTCGATGCAGGAAGCGATGCGCAGCAATGGATCACCCAACTGATCCAGTTTCTGCTGGTGGAAATCCGCTGCAAACAGGTCGGTTTTGATTGCGCTCTTTCGTGGTGTCATCCGGAATACCCCATAATATTCAACTGGTTATATTTTATCATATACAGCCGAAATGGGAAGGTTTTTCGAGGCGCCCGTCCATGTACGGTAACTGAGCGGCGTTGTATCTCTGATTTTCCTATGTGGAGAATAGACTTCTGGAAACAGCCAAGGAGCCTATGAACTATGCAATTGGATACACGGAGGAGATACCAGCGGCGTAGCGCGGAAGCGTGATTGCAGCCGATGCCGGTATTACGCTTCTCTGTGCTCAACTGCTGATACTTCCGTCCCATTCCTCACCTCCGATCTCTTTTGACGATCGGTGTTGCGCATTATTATTGAGCGAGTCCGCGTTGATTAGGCTGTAGATTATACATTCTCATGGATCATAATAACTCATATGAAATATTTTTTATGATTTCGTGACCTAATTGTAATAAGCTGTAACAATGTTTCACATTGTTACAATTTGCGGGGTTGACGTAGTTTAATAGCGTGTCTAATGTCAAACAATCGCCCAAATAAAATGGATAACTTATTGGCCATATTATTTATTTGTAATTCAGTTGTTGTGCTGTTCTTTGCGATATCCATCGCATGTCTTTAGCGCTTTAGGAGGAAGTATTATGAAAACCAGAAAAATCGTCGTTTTATCCATAATGTGCAGCGTGATTTCCGGCACGGCTTGGGCACAGACCGCCATGGTCCCGCAGGACCCGGCCAATAATGCGTTAGACCCGCAAAGCCCCTTCGCCACACTTTACCTGCCGCAAAACGCACCCGCGCCAGATGATCAGGTCGGCCCCTCCGAGTGGACCCATGCCTACGGAAATCCTCAGCATAATGCGGGGTTCCGGGTTCCGGCCAGCGCGCCAGCCTGGGTTCGCGAGGGCGTGCGCTGGAATTTCCCGGAGGCGCGTGCCTGGCCGTTGAGGGATTCCCACCCTTGATGGAGAAAAAGTGGATGGCCTCAAGGAAGCCCTGCCAGTACAAACCCAGTTTTACGGCAATGCGCTTGGGGTTTCTGTCGTCAACGGCGTGGTTTACGCTGAGAGCGATGACATGTTTGCCTATGCGGTCAATGCGCGGACGGGCAAGCTGATCTGGAGAACCAGCCCGGTCGCTAACACTTTGATGGGTAACCCCTTGGTGATCGGCAAGCATGTATACCTATCCGCCGGCAGTGTGTCTTTCAATTTTACCAACGTGATGGAATACGCTAAGCATCCGACTAATGCGGGGCGCGGCAAGGACATCAGTTACAATGGGATATTCTGTCTGGACCGGACCGACGGCAAACTGCTCTGGAGCTTCAAAACGGCCGGTGACGCTATGCCAACTCCGGCTTATGCGGATCATGCCCTCTTTATCAGTACCGGGGATGGCAACATTTACCGTATTCGCTCGGCGGACGGCCAGAAAATGTGGCGTACCCATGTTGGCGGCATCGCCAACATGGCGAGCCCCGTCGTGTGGCGTGGAAAAATTTTCGTTTCCATGTCCGTCATTCCTGGTCTTTATGCCCTGAGTGCTCGTACGGGTAAGGTCTTGTGGAAGGGTGAGATTCCCGGTGCCGTGAATACGGGGATGGGGGATGTATCACCTGCCGTGGCAGATGGCATTGCGGTAGACCTGAACCCGCAGCGGCAGGATACAAAGGCAGCCTAAAATGGGAGACGCGATAACCGCCTTGACAGATACCGATACACTGCGCAACACGCCTATCATTATCGTGACATCTTACGCGATGGTGGGCGACCGTGAAAAATATCTGGCCGCGGGTTGCAACGGATACATCGAAACGCCAATCAATCTGGATACTTTTGTGGCGGAGATCGAGCGCTACTTGTCCCCGCCGATCGGGGGGGGGCGGCCATGACCCGGATACTGATCGTCGACGATAAGGAGGAGAACCTCTATTACCTGCGTGCTTTGTTGGAAGGGAACGGCTGTGTGATTGAATCTGCGCGCCATGGCGCCGAGGCGCTGGTCAAGGCGCGGCAGACCCCGCCCGGGCTGGTAGTTTCCGACCTGCTGATGCCGGTGATGGACGGTTATACGCTGCTGCGCCACTGGAAGGCCGATGCCCGCCTGACGGATATCCCGTTCATTGTCTACACCGCAACCTACACCGAGGAAGAGGACGAGCGCCTGGCCATGAATCTCGGCGCCGACGCTTTCATCCTAAAGCCTTGCGAACCGGATGATTTCATCGTCAGGTTGCGCGAAGTACAGGCCAACGCTGGCGCGGACAAACCGGTACTGCCGTACCAGCCTGTGGGCGATGAGAATTCCATGCTCAAGTATTGCAGCGAAACGCTGGTCCGCAAGCTCGAAGACAGGATGCTGCAACTGGAGGAGGCCAACCGCGCGTTGCAGTTCGAACTCGCCGAACGCAGGTCTATCGAGGAAGAGTTGAATTTCAAGAACCAGATGCTCCAGACCCAGCAGGAGACGTCGCTCGATGCGATCATGGTGGTCGGCGAGAATGGGGAAGTCCTCACTTTCAACCAGAAATTCATCGAGCTATGGGGGCTACCGCCGCAGTTCATCAACACCCATGTCGACACACTCGTGCTTCCGTCCACCGCTGAACAGACTAAGGACCCGGAAGCATTGACCGCCACGGTGAAATATCTGTATGCGCACCGCGACGAAAAGAGCCGCGACGAACTGCGGCTGAAAGATGGCCGGATAATCGACCGCTATTCCGCTCCTATCGCGGGCGAAATCGGAAAATATTACGGGCGCATATGGTATTTCCGGGATGTTACCGAGAGCAGGCGTGCGCAACAATCATTGCACGCCAGCGAACGCGAGCAGCGGCAATTGGTGCAACAACTCGAGGCGGAGCGGGGCCGCCTGGTTGCCGCCCAGCGGGTCGCCAAGGTGGGCAGCTGGGATACAGATCTGACCACACTGGAGGTCATCTGGTCGGACGAAACCTATCGCATCTTTGAAACCGATCCGGATAGCTTCCACCCCTCCCATCAAAATTTCATCGCGCTTGTACATCCCGAAGATCGCGCGGCGGTAGATGAGGCATTTGTGCGATCCCTCGACCAGCGAGTCCCATGTGCGATCAAGCACCGAATTCTGCTGCCGGATGGCCGCATCAAATTCGTGGAACAGAATTGGCAGATCTTTTTTGATGATCAGGGAACGCCAGTCCGGGCATTCGGCACTTGCCAGGACATTACCGAACGCAAACAGGCTGAGTATGCATTTGAGGAGCTGTCGCGCAAAACCGAACGGCGCGATCACATGCTGAGTTCTGCGCTCTCCTCGATGAGCGATTTTGCGCAGATATATGATCCCGAAGGGCGCATCCTGTATGTGAATCAACCGCTGCTCGACCTGTGGGGGATCGCCCTTGAGGAGGCGGTTGGCAGGAATTTCTTTGACCTGGGATACCCTGAAGAATTGGCTGGAAGACTGCAGCGGCAGCTGCACCATGTATTCGAAACCGGGCAGCGCGTGACCGATGAGACATCTTATGTCGGCCAGGACGATCGAATAGGGTATTACGAGTATATTTTTTCGCCGGTGCTGGATGCCGATCAAAGCGTCGCCTTCGTGGTCGGGTCGAACCGCAACATCACCGAGCGCAGAGATTCTGAAGCCGCGCTCAGGGCAAGCGAATTGCGTTATCACTCGCTGTTTGAAAATATGCTGGAAGGCTATGCGTATTGCGGAACGATCTTTGAACAGGATGTGCTACGCGATTTCGTCTACCTTGAAGTCAATCGCGCATTTGGCAGACTGACCGGCTTGAATGACGTGGTCGGCAGGAAGATCAGCGATATCATCCCCGGTGTGCAGAAGGATAATGCGAATCTTTTTGAAATATATGGCCGGGCTGCTTTGACCGGACAGCCGGAAAAATTCGAAACATACATGTCGGCTGTGGGCGCATGGCTTTCCATTACCGTATACAGTTCCGACCGAGGGCATTTCGTGACTGTGTTTGAAAACATCACGGAACGCAAGGAATCAGAAGCCAGGATACTTTACCTGAACCGTGTCTATGCAGTATTGAGCGGCATCAGTACGCTGATTGTGCATGCAAGCGACCGTGACGAGCTGTTCAGGGAGGCGTGCCGGATAGCAGTTGAGTTAGGCGGGTTCCGCATGGCCCTGTTATGCACCGTCGACAACAGCACGGCCCGGATCGTTCCTTGCGCATCCGCAGGCAAAAACGACGCGCTGATGGCCGCCATCAAAAACATCCTGTCGTCGAGCGAGGATGCCCCGAAGACTATGGTCGCACGAGCGATCAGGGAAAAGCGGCCAGTCGTGTCAAATGAATCGCGAGATGATCCTCAAGTAGTGTTCGGCAGGCAATACGCTGGGGCAGGAGTAAACTCGATGGTTGTAATGCCGTTGATCAATTCCGGTGCAGTCCTAGGTGTGCTTTCGCTATATGCAAGCGAGATTGAATTCTTCCATCAGGAAGAAATGAAGCTGCTGAATGAGCTTGCCGATGATATCGCATACGCCATCGATCACATCGACAAGCAGGAACGGCTCAACTATCTCGCCTACTACGACGCGCTCACCGGGCTCGCGAACCGCAACCTGTTTCTCGAGCGCGTCGAACAATTGATTCGTGCTGCGGACAGGGACGGGCAACGCTTTGCGATAGGTCTGATCGATCTGGAGCGGTTCAAGAACATCAATGACAGTCTCGGCCGACCGGCCGGTGACGCGCTGCTGCAGCAGGTGGCAGAGTGGCTGGCGCGTTTCGCGCATGACGCTGATCTGCTGGCGCGTATCGATGCGGACCATTTCGCGTTCGTGGTGCCGGAAGTCAGGGCGGACGGCAACCTGACCGAGTTGTTCGATAAGGTCGCACAGAGCTTTCTGGCCCACCCGTTCCGGGTGGGTGACACCGAGCTGCGCCTGGCAGCCAAAACCGGCATCGCGCTATTTCCCGACGATGGCGCCGATGCAGAGGCCGTGTTCAAGAACGCCGAGTCCGCACTTAAAGCAGCCAAGAAGAGCGGCGATCGCTACCTGTTCCACACCAGAAAAATGACCGAAGCGGTAGCCGCCAAGCTTACCCTAGAAAATCAGCTGCGCCAGGTGCGTATTCTGTTGATCGTGGGCACCGATTCTGGCGATCGTGGGCACCCCTGGAGAGGGAACATTTTGGTCGTTGTGATTTTAAGCACGGGTGGTCACGATGGGTCAACTTTGGGGGCGGTGCCGGGGTCCCGGTGACGGCGTAAGGATTCGCCTTTCAGCTCCAGGCGGTGGGCACTGTGCAGCAGGCGATCCAGGACGGCATCGGCCACGGTGGGCTCGCCCAGATAGTCATGCCAATGGTTGACCGGTAGCTGGCTGGTAATCAGGGTGGCCTTCTGGTTCACCCGGTCATCGAGGATTTCCAGCAGGTCACGGACCGCTTCTCCGCGCATGGGCGCCAGGCCCCAGTCATCCAGAATCAGCAGGTCCACCTTGGCCAGGGTGTTCAGGTAGCGCCCGAAGCTGCCGTCCCCATGGCGGGTCTGCAGTTCTTCAAACAGCCGGGGGAGACGGAGATAGCGGACACTCAGTCCCTGTCGGCAGGCCTGCTGTCCCAGGGCACAGGCCAGCCAGGTTTTGCCGGTACCGGTGGCACCGGTGATCAGGAGGTTCTGGCCCTGACGGATCCAGGTATTCTGGATCAGGGAGAGCATACGGGCGCGTTCCAGGCCGCGCGAAGCACGGTAGTCGATGTCTTCTACACAGGCGTTGTGCTTGAGGTGGGCGAGCTTCAGTAGGCGCGTCAGGCGGCGCTGGTCGCGTGCACTGAGTTCCCGGTCCAGCAGCAGGCCCAGGCGCTCCTCAAAGGGGAGATCCTGGACCTGGGGCAGCAGGGATTGTTCTTCCAGGGCTTCGGCCATGGCGGTGAGATTCAGTTGCCGTAAGGTGTGCAGGGTGGGTTGGTATAACATGAGAGACTCCTTGTAAATCACTGGTAGTAGTGGGGGCCACGGATATTGTCGTGGGTCGGGAGGGGGGTCGTGGGAGAGGGGCTCTCCTGAACTTGATCCATCCCCTGCTTCAGGATGGACTGGATGCTCCGGGTCGTCGGAGAACCGATCTTCAGCGCCCGGGCA harbors:
- a CDS encoding IS5-like element ISCARN8 family transposase, with the protein product MTPRKSAIKTDLFAADFHQQKLDQLGDPLLRIASCIDFPALAAEVDRVAPRPTSPQGGRPPYPTETMVRILVLKRLYNLSDEQMEYQLLDRHSYQRFCGLVDAARLPDRTTIWHFENRIGVAGAEALFAAVEQQILQHGYVARGGQIIDATLVPAPKQHFSRDDKEQIKKNAMPADWSPAKRRQKDLDATWTKKHGKSTYGFKLSIGVDRKHKLIRKLVTDTASVHDSRHFEVVLDDWNTSAEVYADRGYPSQEREEQLKAQGYRSRIQRKGSRNHPLSECQQRRNHKIAKVRARVEHVFGAMEQMGGKCIRTIGQARADFALTMMAVTYNIKRLVFLEVGPMRAVACP
- a CDS encoding PQQ-binding-like beta-propeller repeat protein; amino-acid sequence: MDGLKEALPVQTQFYGNALGVSVVNGVVYAESDDMFAYAVNARTGKLIWRTSPVANTLMGNPLVIGKHVYLSAGSVSFNFTNVMEYAKHPTNAGRGKDISYNGIFCLDRTDGKLLWSFKTAGDAMPTPAYADHALFISTGDGNIYRIRSADGQKMWRTHVGGIANMASPVVWRGKIFVSMSVIPGLYALSARTGKVLWKGEIPGAVNTGMGDVSPAVADGIAVDLNPQRQDTKAA
- a CDS encoding PAS domain S-box protein, which encodes MTRILIVDDKEENLYYLRALLEGNGCVIESARHGAEALVKARQTPPGLVVSDLLMPVMDGYTLLRHWKADARLTDIPFIVYTATYTEEEDERLAMNLGADAFILKPCEPDDFIVRLREVQANAGADKPVLPYQPVGDENSMLKYCSETLVRKLEDRMLQLEEANRALQFELAERRSIEEELNFKNQMLQTQQETSLDAIMVVGENGEVLTFNQKFIELWGLPPQFINTHVDTLVLPSTAEQTKDPEALTATVKYLYAHRDEKSRDELRLKDGRIIDRYSAPIAGEIGKYYGRIWYFRDVTESRRAQQSLHASEREQRQLVQQLEAERGRLVAAQRVAKVGSWDTDLTTLEVIWSDETYRIFETDPDSFHPSHQNFIALVHPEDRAAVDEAFVRSLDQRVPCAIKHRILLPDGRIKFVEQNWQIFFDDQGTPVRAFGTCQDITERKQAEYAFEELSRKTERRDHMLSSALSSMSDFAQIYDPEGRILYVNQPLLDLWGIALEEAVGRNFFDLGYPEELAGRLQRQLHHVFETGQRVTDETSYVGQDDRIGYYEYIFSPVLDADQSVAFVVGSNRNITERRDSEAALRASELRYHSLFENMLEGYAYCGTIFEQDVLRDFVYLEVNRAFGRLTGLNDVVGRKISDIIPGVQKDNANLFEIYGRAALTGQPEKFETYMSAVGAWLSITVYSSDRGHFVTVFENITERKESEARILYLNRVYAVLSGISTLIVHASDRDELFREACRIAVELGGFRMALLCTVDNSTARIVPCASAGKNDALMAAIKNILSSSEDAPKTMVARAIREKRPVVSNESRDDPQVVFGRQYAGAGVNSMVVMPLINSGAVLGVLSLYASEIEFFHQEEMKLLNELADDIAYAIDHIDKQERLNYLAYYDALTGLANRNLFLERVEQLIRAADRDGQRFAIGLIDLERFKNINDSLGRPAGDALLQQVAEWLARFAHDADLLARIDADHFAFVVPEVRADGNLTELFDKVAQSFLAHPFRVGDTELRLAAKTGIALFPDDGADAEAVFKNAESALKAAKKSGDRYLFHTRKMTEAVAAKLTLENQLRQVRILLIVGTDSGDRGHPWRGNILVVVILSTGGHDGSTLGAVPGSR
- the istB gene encoding IS21-like element helper ATPase IstB, whose protein sequence is MLYQPTLHTLRQLNLTAMAEALEEQSLLPQVQDLPFEERLGLLLDRELSARDQRRLTRLLKLAHLKHNACVEDIDYRASRGLERARMLSLIQNTWIRQGQNLLITGATGTGKTWLACALGQQACRQGLSVRYLRLPRLFEELQTRHGDGSFGRYLNTLAKVDLLILDDWGLAPMRGEAVRDLLEILDDRVNQKATLITSQLPVNHWHDYLGEPTVADAVLDRLLHSAHRLELKGESLRRHRDPGTAPKVDPS